One Desulfovibrio fairfieldensis genomic window carries:
- a CDS encoding prenyltransferase, with product MARHLLRAAWAPRPSDAPPLSAGQKCRAWWQACRPPFFITAAIPVTLALALAFRVQGHVTPGQWGVWLLLLLGCFLGLTIANFANDLFDHILGVDEGENIGGSRVIQAGLISPRQLSAALLLLIPATLVVGAALIFSLPPALRPCLWAATLFAVASAVFYVAPPIRYGHRALGELFVCLNMGLIMVTAGATLLLGRFDLRSLALALPVGLMVAGVLYYQSLPEIETDLAAGKHTLANKLGKDKAALVFKLWWPAVWLLLINLWACGLAGWPVFLGLSGLPFYLTACRRINAAGRGDWLPLDAHGHLVRKTYLICGAALILGVAF from the coding sequence ATGGCCCGCCACCTGCTGCGCGCGGCCTGGGCTCCCCGTCCGTCCGACGCCCCGCCGCTCTCCGCCGGGCAAAAATGCCGCGCATGGTGGCAGGCCTGCCGCCCGCCCTTTTTCATTACCGCCGCCATCCCCGTGACCTTGGCGCTGGCCCTGGCCTTCCGCGTGCAGGGACATGTGACGCCCGGCCAGTGGGGTGTCTGGCTGCTTCTGCTGCTGGGCTGTTTTCTGGGCCTGACCATCGCCAACTTCGCCAATGACCTTTTCGACCATATTCTCGGCGTGGACGAAGGCGAAAACATCGGCGGCTCAAGGGTAATCCAGGCCGGACTGATCAGCCCGCGCCAACTTTCCGCGGCCCTTCTGCTGCTGATCCCGGCCACCCTGGTTGTGGGCGCGGCCCTGATTTTCAGCCTGCCGCCCGCGTTGCGGCCCTGCCTGTGGGCGGCCACCCTCTTTGCCGTGGCTTCGGCCGTCTTTTACGTGGCCCCGCCCATCCGTTACGGGCACCGCGCCCTGGGCGAGCTTTTCGTCTGCCTGAACATGGGCCTGATCATGGTAACGGCCGGCGCCACCCTGCTTCTCGGGCGCTTCGACCTGCGTTCTCTGGCCCTAGCCCTGCCCGTGGGCCTGATGGTGGCGGGCGTGCTCTACTACCAGAGCCTGCCGGAAATCGAAACAGATCTGGCCGCGGGCAAGCACACCCTGGCCAACAAACTGGGCAAGGACAAGGCCGCCTTGGTCTTCAAGCTCTGGTGGCCCGCCGTCTGGCTGCTGCTGATCAACCTCTGGGCCTGCGGCCTGGCCGGATGGCCGGTATTTCTAGGGCTGTCGGGCCTGCCCTTCTATCTCACGGCCTGCCGCCGGATCAACGCCGCCGGGCGCGGCGACTGGCTGCCCCTGGACGCCCACGGCCATCTGGTGCGCAAAACCTACCTGATCTGCGGCGCGGCCCTGATTCTGGGCGTGGCCTTTTGA
- a CDS encoding dTDP-4-dehydrorhamnose 3,5-epimerase family protein, whose translation MGAHTVDGPVAQEVGIAGALFQPLKMIPTPGGPVLHMLRPDSPLLPDFAAGFGEIYFSEVLPGAVKAWKRHSRQTQLFAVPHGLLRIVLYDDRPGSSTQGVLCELALGRPEHYGLLRIPTGVWYGFAAMGGEAALICNCADIPHDPAEGERRPADDPAIPYSWKGAVQAGGR comes from the coding sequence ATGGGCGCGCATACCGTCGACGGACCCGTTGCACAGGAGGTGGGCATCGCAGGCGCACTGTTCCAGCCCCTGAAAATGATCCCCACGCCCGGGGGGCCGGTGTTGCACATGCTGCGCCCCGATTCGCCCCTGTTGCCCGATTTCGCGGCGGGTTTCGGCGAAATCTATTTCTCGGAAGTGCTGCCCGGCGCTGTCAAAGCCTGGAAACGCCACAGCCGCCAGACCCAGCTGTTTGCCGTGCCCCACGGCCTGCTCAGAATCGTGCTTTATGACGACCGCCCCGGCTCTTCCACCCAAGGCGTACTCTGCGAGCTGGCCTTGGGCAGACCGGAACACTACGGCTTGCTGCGCATTCCGACAGGCGTCTGGTACGGATTCGCGGCCATGGGCGGGGAAGCGGCCCTGATCTGCAACTGCGCGGACATTCCCCACGATCCCGCCGAAGGGGAACGCCGCCCGGCGGACGATCCGGCCATTCCCTATAGCTGGAAGGGCGCGGTTCAGGCCGGAGGACGCTGA
- the rfbG gene encoding CDP-glucose 4,6-dehydratase, giving the protein MFANAYQGRRVFVTGHTGFKGSWLAAWLTRLGATVAGFSDGIPTEPSHFAAMHLDAHLEDLRGDIRDRQGMVDAVRRFKPEVVFHLAAQALVRKSYEDPAGTFEANMLGTMNVLEAVRACPSVRAVVMITSDKCYRNDEWVWGYRETDHLGGADPYSASKGCAEIIAHSYFQSFFKEGPACATVRAGNVIGGGDWALDRIVPDCARAWAEGRAVQIRSPWATRPWQLVLEPLSGYLWLGARLLDNGNAPFDPRGQAYNFGPAADVNNTVAEVVEALARHWPGFESQMDAAGQAGMKECTLLKLCCDKALAHLGWKATLSFDETIRYTAEWYHRFYRGRDGATPPDMLDFSLGQIAAYVNAAEQRGQVWVS; this is encoded by the coding sequence ATGTTTGCCAATGCCTATCAAGGACGTCGGGTCTTCGTTACCGGGCACACGGGTTTCAAGGGCTCCTGGCTGGCCGCCTGGCTCACGCGGCTGGGCGCGACCGTGGCCGGTTTTTCCGACGGCATCCCCACCGAACCCTCACATTTCGCGGCCATGCATCTGGACGCGCACCTGGAAGATCTGCGCGGCGACATCCGCGACCGGCAGGGCATGGTCGACGCCGTGCGGCGTTTCAAGCCCGAGGTGGTCTTCCACCTGGCGGCCCAGGCCCTGGTGCGCAAATCCTACGAGGACCCCGCAGGCACCTTTGAGGCCAATATGCTCGGCACCATGAACGTGCTGGAAGCCGTGCGGGCCTGCCCTTCGGTGCGGGCCGTGGTCATGATCACCTCGGACAAGTGCTACCGCAACGACGAATGGGTCTGGGGCTACCGTGAAACCGACCATCTGGGCGGCGCCGATCCCTACTCCGCTTCCAAGGGCTGCGCGGAAATCATCGCCCATTCCTATTTTCAGAGCTTTTTCAAGGAAGGTCCGGCCTGTGCCACGGTGCGCGCGGGCAATGTGATCGGCGGCGGGGACTGGGCCCTGGACCGCATTGTGCCCGACTGCGCGCGGGCCTGGGCCGAGGGCCGGGCCGTGCAGATCCGCAGCCCCTGGGCCACGCGGCCCTGGCAGCTCGTGCTGGAGCCGCTTTCCGGCTATCTCTGGCTGGGCGCGCGCCTGCTGGACAACGGGAACGCGCCCTTTGACCCGCGCGGTCAGGCCTACAACTTCGGCCCGGCGGCGGACGTCAACAATACCGTGGCCGAGGTGGTGGAAGCCCTGGCCCGGCACTGGCCCGGCTTTGAAAGCCAAATGGACGCGGCGGGCCAGGCGGGCATGAAGGAATGCACCCTGCTCAAGCTCTGCTGCGACAAGGCCTTGGCCCACCTGGGCTGGAAGGCCACTCTCAGCTTTGACGAAACCATCCGTTATACCGCCGAATGGTATCACCGTTTCTACCGGGGCCGGGACGGCGCAACCCCACCCGACATGCTGGACTTCAGCCTGGGCCAGATCGCGGCCTACGTCAACGCGGCCGAACAGCGCGGCCAGGTCTGGGTGAGCTGA
- the rfbF gene encoding glucose-1-phosphate cytidylyltransferase, which translates to MKVIIMCGGKGTRLREETSVKPKPMVEIGGRPVLWHIMSIYARFGFKDFVLPLGYKGEVIKQYFHDYNIRNTDFTVELKSGTIISHPGHVEDWRVTLCDTGQETLKGGRIKRVAKYIDSDRFMVTYGDGVADIDLHKLLEFHKQSGTIGTFTGVRMPSRFGAVRTDAAGKILSWEEKPVLNEHINCGFFVFERRFLDYLSEDENCDLEKEPLQQLAAEGQLSMYPHPGQWQCMDTLRDSIKLNELWDSGRAFWV; encoded by the coding sequence ATGAAAGTGATCATCATGTGCGGCGGCAAGGGCACGCGCCTGCGCGAGGAAACCTCGGTCAAACCCAAGCCCATGGTGGAAATCGGCGGGCGGCCCGTGCTCTGGCACATCATGTCCATTTACGCCCGTTTCGGCTTCAAGGATTTCGTCCTGCCGCTGGGCTACAAGGGCGAAGTCATCAAACAGTATTTTCACGATTACAACATCCGCAACACGGATTTCACCGTGGAACTCAAAAGCGGCACTATCATCTCCCACCCCGGCCATGTCGAGGACTGGCGGGTGACCCTCTGCGACACCGGCCAGGAAACCCTCAAGGGCGGCCGCATCAAACGCGTTGCCAAGTATATCGACAGCGACCGCTTCATGGTCACCTACGGCGACGGCGTGGCGGATATCGACCTGCACAAGCTGTTGGAGTTCCACAAGCAGTCCGGCACCATCGGCACATTCACCGGCGTGCGCATGCCCTCGCGTTTCGGCGCGGTACGCACGGACGCGGCGGGCAAGATTCTCTCCTGGGAGGAAAAGCCCGTGCTCAACGAGCATATCAACTGCGGCTTTTTCGTGTTCGAACGCCGTTTCCTGGACTACTTGAGCGAGGACGAAAACTGCGACCTGGAAAAAGAACCCCTGCAGCAACTGGCCGCCGAAGGGCAGCTTTCCATGTATCCGCATCCCGGCCAGTGGCAGTGCATGGACACCCTGCGCGATTCCATCAAGCTCAATGAACTCTGGGACAGCGGCCGGGCCTTTTGGGTGTAG
- the hflX gene encoding GTPase HflX translates to MQGLKPSQLNALNRLFNRRFPAEDVYTIEQARELALLSRALGRQVGLLIDRKGRVQMVLVGEAGSILIPELPRGRTGQERLRGLRLLHTHLSPDGISQEDLMDMLFLRLDAVIALNVNPTGDPVQWQAAHLLPSGAAGKPYHLDAPQPWDRTAAQFTATAEALEEELARRGEDAREAADAPRALLVSVAAQPRILQERNLDELAELARTAGLTVAGRMAQRVAQVNPRLILGKGKVAELEVLALQGRAGMLVFDGELSPAQLHNLADITERKVIDRTQLILDIFAQHAVTRAGKLQVELAQLRYTQPRLVGKNRAMDRLMGGIGGRGPGETKLETDRRKSRERMARIRKELDQLRRQRAFTRARRSRQGIPLAALVGYTNAGKSTLLNRLTRSDVLVENKLFATLDPTTRRLRFPAEREIILADTVGFIRNLPKELMDAFRATLEELEAADLLVHVADASHPDLLQQISAVETILAEMELDRVPRLLVLNKWDQLAAPARAELADAFPLALPVSAKSGDGLNSLLEQLETDLLTRNRPPVIPDMPFSLN, encoded by the coding sequence GTGCAGGGGCTCAAGCCGAGCCAGCTCAATGCCCTGAACCGCCTTTTCAACCGCCGGTTTCCGGCGGAGGATGTCTACACCATTGAGCAGGCCCGCGAGCTGGCTCTTCTGTCGCGCGCTCTGGGGCGGCAGGTGGGTCTGCTTATCGACCGCAAGGGCCGAGTGCAAATGGTTCTGGTGGGCGAGGCGGGCAGCATCCTCATTCCCGAACTGCCGCGCGGCCGCACCGGCCAGGAGCGGTTACGCGGCCTGCGCCTGTTGCACACCCACCTCTCCCCGGACGGCATCAGCCAGGAAGACCTCATGGATATGCTCTTCCTGCGCCTGGACGCGGTCATCGCCCTCAACGTGAATCCCACAGGCGATCCCGTGCAGTGGCAGGCCGCGCACCTGCTGCCTTCCGGCGCCGCGGGCAAGCCCTACCACCTGGACGCCCCACAGCCCTGGGACCGCACGGCCGCGCAGTTCACGGCCACGGCCGAAGCCCTGGAAGAAGAGCTGGCCCGGCGCGGCGAGGATGCGCGGGAAGCGGCGGACGCGCCGCGCGCCCTGCTCGTTTCCGTGGCGGCCCAGCCCCGGATTCTGCAGGAGCGCAATCTGGACGAACTGGCCGAGCTGGCCCGCACCGCCGGCCTCACCGTAGCCGGGCGCATGGCCCAGCGCGTGGCCCAAGTCAATCCCCGACTGATTCTGGGCAAGGGCAAGGTGGCGGAACTGGAAGTGCTGGCCCTGCAAGGCCGCGCGGGCATGCTGGTTTTTGACGGCGAACTTTCGCCCGCCCAGTTGCACAACCTGGCCGACATCACCGAGCGCAAGGTTATTGACCGTACCCAGCTTATTCTGGATATTTTCGCCCAGCACGCCGTGACCAGGGCGGGCAAACTCCAGGTGGAGCTGGCGCAGCTGCGCTACACCCAACCGCGCCTGGTGGGCAAAAACCGGGCCATGGACCGGCTCATGGGCGGTATCGGCGGACGCGGCCCCGGCGAAACCAAGCTGGAGACGGACCGGCGCAAAAGCCGCGAGCGCATGGCCCGCATCCGCAAGGAACTGGACCAGTTGCGGCGGCAGCGCGCCTTTACCCGCGCCCGGCGCTCGCGCCAGGGCATCCCCCTGGCCGCCCTGGTGGGCTATACCAACGCGGGCAAGTCCACGCTGCTGAACCGGCTGACCCGCTCGGACGTGCTGGTGGAAAACAAGCTCTTCGCCACCCTGGACCCCACCACGCGGCGGCTGCGCTTCCCGGCGGAACGGGAAATCATTCTGGCCGACACCGTGGGCTTTATCCGCAATCTGCCCAAGGAACTCATGGACGCCTTCCGCGCCACCCTGGAAGAGCTGGAGGCCGCCGATCTGCTGGTGCATGTGGCCGACGCCTCCCACCCGGACCTGCTGCAACAGATTTCGGCGGTGGAGACCATTCTGGCCGAAATGGAGCTGGACCGCGTGCCGCGCCTGCTGGTGCTCAACAAATGGGACCAGCTTGCGGCTCCGGCCCGGGCCGAGTTGGCCGACGCCTTTCCCCTGGCCCTGCCTGTTTCGGCCAAAAGCGGCGACGGCCTCAACTCTCTGCTGGAACAGTTGGAAACAGACCTGCTGACCCGGAACAGGCCGCCGGTCATTCCAGATATGCCCTTCTCGCTGAACTAG
- a CDS encoding IMP cyclohydrolase → MEVLPIRRAILSVTDKSGLVDFATFLSSRDVELISTGGTQKVLEAAGLPVTAVSTVTGFPEILGGRVKTLHPKIHAGILANKDDPFHMQTLAEKGIRPFDLVCVNLYDFAGAVERHLSLEEAVEEIDIGGPCMLRAAAKNFHSVLVLPSPQWYGAAMDELRQHDMNVSLNFRQVMASRAFEATSRYDALITSYLRP, encoded by the coding sequence ATGGAAGTTCTGCCAATCCGCCGCGCCATTCTGAGCGTTACGGACAAGAGCGGCCTTGTGGATTTCGCCACCTTTCTCAGCTCCCGCGATGTGGAGCTGATTTCCACCGGCGGCACCCAAAAAGTGCTGGAGGCGGCGGGCCTGCCCGTCACCGCCGTCAGCACGGTGACCGGCTTTCCGGAAATTCTGGGCGGGCGCGTCAAAACCCTGCACCCCAAAATCCACGCGGGCATCCTGGCCAACAAGGATGACCCCTTCCACATGCAGACCCTGGCCGAAAAGGGCATCCGGCCTTTTGACCTGGTCTGCGTCAATCTCTACGACTTCGCCGGTGCGGTGGAGCGCCACCTCTCCCTGGAAGAAGCCGTGGAGGAAATCGACATCGGCGGCCCCTGCATGCTGCGCGCGGCGGCCAAAAATTTCCACAGCGTCCTGGTGCTGCCCTCGCCCCAGTGGTACGGCGCGGCCATGGACGAGCTGCGCCAGCACGATATGAATGTGAGCCTCAACTTCCGGCAGGTCATGGCCTCACGGGCCTTTGAGGCCACTTCGCGCTACGATGCGCTGATTACCTCCTACCTGCGGCCCTAG
- a CDS encoding exodeoxyribonuclease III encodes MRIKLVSWNVNGLRALSAKPEWEWFTRTDAQIVALQETKAHPEQLKEELASPEGWEAHWSSSHVKKGYSGVAVFSRMTPLAVRAELPDPQWQGEGRLLHLEFPDFHFFNGYFPNGGAEELDENGKPTGRFKRVPYKMGFFEAFLNYAEECRKSKPIVVCGDFNIAHQAIDLARPKQNVKNTGFLPEERAFLDRFTAMGYVDTFRKVHGDQPDQYSWWSYKTRAREKNIGWRIDYFFVSEELAPAVSDAWIENSVYGSDHCPVGLELEL; translated from the coding sequence ATGCGGATAAAACTCGTCTCCTGGAATGTGAACGGCCTGCGCGCGCTTTCCGCCAAGCCGGAGTGGGAGTGGTTCACGCGCACCGACGCCCAGATCGTGGCCCTGCAGGAAACCAAGGCCCACCCGGAACAGCTCAAGGAAGAACTGGCCAGCCCCGAGGGCTGGGAGGCCCACTGGTCCTCAAGCCATGTGAAAAAGGGCTATTCCGGAGTGGCGGTCTTCAGCCGGATGACGCCCCTGGCCGTGCGCGCGGAATTGCCCGATCCCCAGTGGCAGGGCGAAGGACGCCTGCTGCACCTGGAATTTCCCGACTTCCATTTTTTCAACGGCTATTTCCCCAACGGCGGGGCCGAGGAGCTGGATGAAAACGGCAAGCCCACGGGACGCTTCAAGCGCGTGCCCTACAAGATGGGTTTCTTCGAAGCCTTTCTGAACTATGCGGAAGAGTGCCGCAAAAGCAAACCCATTGTGGTCTGCGGGGATTTCAACATCGCCCACCAGGCCATAGATCTGGCCCGGCCCAAGCAGAATGTGAAAAATACCGGCTTTCTGCCGGAGGAACGTGCTTTTCTGGACCGTTTCACGGCCATGGGCTATGTGGACACCTTCCGAAAGGTGCACGGCGACCAGCCGGACCAGTATTCGTGGTGGTCCTACAAGACCCGTGCGCGGGAAAAGAACATCGGCTGGCGCATTGACTATTTCTTTGTTTCCGAAGAGCTGGCCCCGGCCGTCAGCGACGCCTGGATCGAAAACAGCGTCTACGGCTCGGACCATTGCCCGGTGGGGCTGGAGCTGGAGCTGTAG
- a CDS encoding tetratricopeptide repeat protein, with amino-acid sequence MKERYDDLDEYIADLKKEIEANAQCATHYYNLGLALLSKRDFVAAEEALLNAVRNSPHLAEAYVQLGGICLERGDLEGCLHYNEEAANCRAKFPIPWSNIAFVHLQRGEPDKAIAALRKALKWDPKFIQAKNALATAYYMKGDFKASVEVCRELLAQEPGFAPAWNNLALALFDLKEYDQAVEAADKARELGFEVSEGFLEELKPHRK; translated from the coding sequence ATGAAAGAGCGTTACGACGACCTGGATGAATATATCGCGGACCTCAAAAAGGAAATCGAGGCCAACGCGCAATGCGCGACACATTACTACAACCTGGGCTTGGCCCTGCTGAGCAAGCGTGATTTTGTGGCCGCCGAGGAAGCGCTGCTCAATGCGGTGCGCAACTCGCCGCATCTGGCCGAAGCCTATGTGCAGCTGGGCGGCATCTGCCTGGAACGCGGCGATCTGGAAGGCTGCCTGCACTATAATGAGGAAGCCGCCAACTGCCGGGCCAAATTCCCCATTCCCTGGAGCAACATCGCCTTCGTGCATCTGCAGCGCGGCGAGCCGGACAAGGCCATCGCGGCTCTGCGCAAGGCCCTGAAATGGGACCCCAAGTTCATCCAGGCCAAAAACGCCCTGGCCACGGCCTATTACATGAAGGGCGACTTTAAGGCCAGCGTGGAAGTCTGCCGGGAACTGCTGGCCCAGGAGCCGGGTTTTGCCCCGGCCTGGAACAATCTGGCCCTGGCTCTCTTTGACCTCAAGGAATACGATCAGGCCGTGGAAGCCGCGGACAAGGCGCGCGAACTGGGCTTCGAGGTGTCGGAGGGCTTTTTGGAGGAGCTGAAGCCCCACAGGAAGTAA
- a CDS encoding YkgJ family cysteine cluster protein — MIPDLSPIFSRYESLRAEADALFARVRETQPGCVTCKEGCSDCCHAVFDLSLVEAMSLNRAFEAAFAHGPERSAILTRASETDRRLTRLKRELFRAEKDGESPEALMARAAQIRLRCPLLDGEDRCLLYEARPITCRLYGVPTAIGGQGHVCGFSAFEKGKAYPTVHLDKIQARLDELSREVARTVESRFSELHEVYVPLSMALITRYDEAYLGIGKAKPEE; from the coding sequence ATGATCCCTGATCTGAGTCCCATATTTTCCCGCTATGAAAGTCTGCGGGCCGAGGCCGACGCCCTGTTCGCGCGGGTGCGCGAGACGCAGCCCGGCTGCGTGACCTGCAAGGAAGGCTGCAGCGACTGCTGTCACGCCGTATTCGATCTTTCGCTGGTGGAGGCCATGTCTCTGAACCGGGCCTTTGAGGCGGCCTTTGCCCACGGGCCCGAGCGTTCGGCCATTCTCACCCGCGCGTCGGAAACCGACCGCCGCCTCACCCGCCTGAAGCGGGAACTCTTCCGCGCCGAAAAGGACGGAGAAAGCCCGGAGGCCCTCATGGCCCGCGCCGCCCAGATCCGGCTGCGTTGCCCGCTGCTGGACGGGGAGGACCGCTGTCTGCTCTACGAGGCCCGGCCCATCACCTGCCGTTTGTACGGCGTACCCACGGCCATCGGCGGACAGGGGCACGTCTGCGGCTTTTCGGCCTTTGAGAAGGGCAAGGCCTATCCCACCGTGCATCTGGACAAAATCCAGGCCCGGCTGGATGAACTCAGCCGGGAGGTGGCCCGGACCGTGGAATCCCGCTTCTCGGAGCTGCACGAGGTGTACGTGCCTCTTTCCATGGCCCTGATCACCCGCTACGATGAAGCCTATCTGGGCATCGGCAAGGCCAAGCCCGAAGAGTGA
- a CDS encoding ferredoxin gives MGYNVSVDNDKCVGCGECVDVCPVEVYEIKDGKSEPVNAEECLGCESCVEVCEASAITVEEA, from the coding sequence ATGGGCTACAATGTGAGTGTTGATAACGACAAATGCGTGGGTTGCGGCGAATGCGTGGACGTTTGCCCCGTGGAAGTCTATGAAATCAAAGACGGCAAGTCCGAACCCGTGAACGCTGAAGAATGCCTCGGCTGTGAATCCTGTGTGGAAGTCTGTGAAGCCAGCGCCATCACTGTCGAAGAAGCCTAG